A region of the Stigmatopora nigra isolate UIUO_SnigA chromosome 10, RoL_Snig_1.1, whole genome shotgun sequence genome:
CGTGCTATTCTCTTGTTGCCATGTCACTGTGCTAGCTAGCTAACACAAGACCGCAGAATGCATTCCTATTAAAAATACTCTATCCAAAAATAGTGGGTACCTCAAAGTCCCGGGTAGAATGAGCtaacatgtaaaaatgtattttgtatgcGCTCTATTCTCAACTAAAGTCTTGTAACAAAATGACCCAATAAAGCTAACAATTCCCCATTATGTAACATAATAACCAAAATCCCTAATCCAAGCAAAAATGTTTATgtagcacaaaaaaacagactatGAACAGCCCCATTTTGGGCAGAAAACATGTCCAACAGGGCCACCATTGGttctccatttttcttttccaaaacaaCCAATTTTCCAAAACTATTTCTGAACCAGCCTTTGACCAcatcaaaaaaatatgacaacctTGGTACAAAACCCAACAAgtcacttgccaatgagaactTGTGAACCAATcacttctttaaaaaataaaaacacaccaaaaacctCATCTGAAGAAGTGGCCGCTACGTAGCCAAAAAACAGCAAGAAGCtacaaattgtaaaatttgatAGCAAAACAAAGTAGCACTACCTGAGCAATGTGAAACAGTGCaaaaattgaaacaaatataaacatttttgcaAATGGGTCATAGACCAAAGCGACAAAATTGCATTCCAACATTAGCAATTGCGCAAACCAAACACGCAGCAAAACACCAGCAGCTCATTTAGAAAATCTCAAAACACACAGCAGCGCTATGGAAACACAATTGCACAATAACTTCATCCCAAAACAGCTCAAGAGAAGACCGTGTTATGCAATTTCAAGCCTTTTTTAATTCATACTCAACATGTCCGTAATCTCCGACAATTCTTAATGAAGAGGGACCAAAAGCATcaccaaaaaatatgaaaagaagtCTCCTGAAATTATTGATGactcttttttttaccaattcatTTAACCTGGTAGAACTGGCTGTGATTGTCTTTCAATACCAATGACGGTGCTTGACGTCCAATTCCTTTTGGTCTGGGAGGGCTCATTCAATGTGTGGCCTAAAAAGTTCAAagtcaacagcaaaaaaaaattagtcaAACTCCAAATCAATGCCAAACTACAAATACTCTATGATTAGATTACCATAAACATTCCACCAAGGAGCAGTCCACATTTCAACCATCCTGGCATTAAACTACTAGCAAAAACATGCCTGAAACTAAACATACCTCAACCAAAACCATACAAAAGTGCGTGCACTTTTGTAttggtcaaaaaaaatatttaaaaaaacaactttcatCACCAGGACCAAACCCAAACATCTCTGTAGGCATCAAAATACAACATCATCAAGAAAATGACTAAAAGAAGCATGTCATTGATGAATTTACCTGAgggcgggatgaataaagtttcaTCAAATCTAGTTATAAGTGCTTTGATAATAAATTGCACAGATGAGAAGATAAAAGGCAGGCATGTTCCTTTTCATTGGCCAGAAAgcgcacatttaaaaataaaatgaaaccaAAGCAGCTCATCAGGAGGACACATCCAGCAACCAATTTTGTTGAATTCAGCCTCAAAACATAGCCAAAAAAACGCCCCAAAAGCCCATTTTCTGTGCAAACAGACACAAGGGTGAAGAAGATACTCGCTCCAACTTATTTCCTCTTGCAAATATAAACCATTAGATGTTTCTGTTTGAAGAAATTATGATTCTTTGAAGCGGGCGTGACGTCACACATTCGGCACTGCGGTGGAAGCTAAAAAAGTACTGTTTTAGTTAAGACTAAACCACACATTGacttaatttcacacagaaacaagaacacaaaacaccattgtttgtattgatAAAAGATGAGTCACGATCAGCATCAGAGTattgcaaataaccaagtaaacgTGGATTTGTATTAACTTAAACatggtttaaaatgttaaaaaggcATCATTAGGACAATATACTAATagcataaaatataaaatgcgcTAGTCAGACATTAGCGCATCAACGTAAGAGAGTAGGTCTACGCCCCATTAGCCACTTAGCTGTTAGCCAAATCTGCTTTGTATGTATGAGTGGTAAGGTAGCGGACAAGAGTCGCCATTTTTGACGGCTCCTGTGATAAAGCTATGAGCATTTTAAGCAGTTCGTCTCTTCTGTAAATTCTTACCGAGGAATCTGTCAACTAACACACTCAGCTTTGACTCATGCACGGATGTCTTGGTTGCTCACTCCCGTctctgcaataaaaaaaatattttttgaaacaatGTAGGCAGACACGAAATGTCGGGTGAAACATCGCGATATTTTGCACTTGGCGCGAGAAGGCGACGGTCGAATCATGGCGTCATCTCCAAGCGACTATATGTAATTTGCAAACAGAAGCGACTTAGTATTTAACACCCTGATTGTCTTTCTGCACTAAATGtggttttaaagttaaaaaatacccCACCTATgataataatgaaaattatttttactcaATTTAGGTGATTTATGTATCAAGTTTGTCCAAACAATTCCTAATAGTAACTTCCGGCGCGGGTCTAGTTGTCAGATGCGTTCAGTGTAGTCAAGGCGTCTACTCCACGTGGgaattttaaacatttgtttcttttaaacGAACAAAATGTGAAATTAGACGAGTGGTGTAATAACTATTTCAAGGTATGTTACTGTGTTTATTATATTCTtgcaattacattttaacacaCCGTGGAAAAGTTTTCCGCTTTTGCAAACAACCTAGCATAAATAACATATACGCACTTGTCTCTAATTATAATAGTATATAAACCAATTCTGTTAGCTCTCCTTAGCTCTCCTTGTTATTACCCAACAGCTCCCAGACAATGCTGGCAGAACAAGATTATTACACATTTATTGGGAGTGTATGCCGAAATTGTATACTTCGAAATGAAGTGCATATTTAATTCTTAGTGTACTTCTGAAACGATGAATTTTTTCCCTAATGTAATGTGACGCAAGGCTAATTAACTAAATAATTACGCCCAAACCAATTGTTTCAATAGGTATAAAATGTTGGAAACCGTCACAAACTGTCACAGAATTCATTATCATTGGGCATTTACGTTTCTAGATGCTGAACGAATCCGAAGTAACCGAGCTGCTGTCTTTCCTGACGCCTACGACTCGGCCAGATGTCAAAGGTCATACCACCGAGTACATTTTGGGCTTGTCGGGAAATAGGTGAGCTTGTGAAATGATGAAATTCATATAGCACAATAGTCTAGCGTCCTACTTGTTTTTCTCCAGAGATGGCTGCCGCTTCCTCCGCACCAAACCCAATTTAATCGCTGTTCTTCTCGTACTGACGGCCGACGAGTCCATCGCCATTGCGAAGGATTGCTACCACATCTTTATAAACCTGTCGGCCGACGATACTCTGCACCAGGTAGTTCCCCAGTgccttcattattttttttagagatacGAACTGTGCTTAACTGTATTTTTCCCTGCTCAGGTGCTTGTAAAAGACATTTGCATAATTCCCATACTCCTCAAAAACCTCAAGGATCCTCAGTACCGATTTTCTGACCAGATCTGCACCATTCTGTCCAACCTGACTCGTCACGAAAAGACATGCAAGATGCTATTTGAGGTAATTTTTGACATCAAGGAATGATTGACTGTCTTTTACATCCTTGTTTTGGACGATgattaaaaatctgaaaaaaatagaggTTGCAAAGGTGTGGGAGAGAAttgagaacacaaaaaaaataatggtaaaGATTAGGACTTTATACTCAGAATTCGACTTTACTtatcgtattttccggactataagttgcgcCTAAttctaatttcatttatttggtCTTTATTATCTGATTTTCAAGTCAGAATTCCGACTTTATTCCCATATCCCTGACTATTAGTGACTTTATAGTCAACATTTTAAGTTCAATAAATAGATACtacaatgaaaatgtttttttccagtttttacaGGGAGAATTTGGCCTAGCTCAGCTGGTAGACATCTTGTGTACAAGGGACTACAACCCCCACGCCAAACTGCACTACCTGGCTCCTCTGCTATCCAACCTGACGCAGCTTCCTGATGCCCGACGCTTCATGATGGACAAAGAAAGGTCTGATTTTGACCTACTTGCAAGTCCACAAGGGTCTAACTCAATTCCATGATCGCATGATTTCGTCCTGCTGggttttttaaagtattatgcACCATTTCCATCTTTTAATGGCCTCTATCAGCCCTCTAAATTGTTTGATTGAaatctttttatatgcaaaagtACCAGTAGAGATGAACTCATTTCGGTTCTTTTTTTAGGTGCGTGATTCAGCGCTTGTTGCCGTTCACACAATACGAGGCGTCGGCAGTGAGGCGAGGCGGAGTTATCGGCGTCCTGCGCAACTGCTGCTTCGACTCAGGTGAAGAGCCGAGGGTTATCCTTGTTTTCTCCGGATTTTTTAGAGGCCTAACCCCTgtccctcaccgcagccaatcACGAGTGGTTGCTAGGCGACCATGTGGACATTCTGCCCTTCCTGCTGCTCCCATTGGCCGGCCCGGAAGAATTAAGCGAGGAGGATAACGACGCTCTGCCCGTGGACCTCCAGTACCTGCCAGAGGACAAGACTAGGGAACAGGACCCCGATATTAGAAAGATGCTTGTGGAGACGCTCATGCtggtaaatgaaaaacatggtgGCAAAATCTTTTGCCCTAAAGATTTAATTTCATCAATGGGCCTACTTAGTTTCTTCATCTGGTGATTTCACAACCAGTTTGAAATTGCACAAAAAAcacttaagtaaaaaaaaaaacctttaaaattaACGTCCGTGTCTTCCGTTAGCTCACAGCGACCAAAGATGGCCGACGGACTCTGAAGGATAAGAACGTATATGTCATCATGAGGGAGTTTCACCGCTGGGAAAAAGAGCCCAAAGTTGGTTGCGCATGTGAAAAACTCATACAGGTACAACCGGGTACGCTAGAATGGATCGACGGGGCAGAATGTATGGTTAATACATATGTTTTATGAAGGTGCTCATTGGGGATGAGCCGGAAGAGGGGATGGAAAACCTTTTGGAGGTAAAAATCCCAGAAGATGTGGAGGAGAAGCTGAAGCAGGCTGATCTGGAGGAGCAGCGGGAGCTGGAGAGGCAAGAGGATGAGCTCACGACAACGACATGAAGAGGAGCATGCATGAATCAGGCAGGAAAAAAGCTGATTTTCTAATACAATAGCTTGGAGGAGTTTCAGGGCtgctgaagggaaaaaaaggttggCAAGATTCTGACGAAATTTAAGGTCCTTTTAGAGTTCTGATTTTAAAGTTATATTTAgaatttagattttattaaatATCAGGAAACATATCAATTTGGACTTGTCTGAGAATTTTGTCGTATTCTGACCACCTTTTATCTTTCTAAAGTGGCCCTCATCCTCTCCTGTACTCGTCTTTTAGAgaacagtataaaaaaaaaaacaaggaagacGACATATGTCATTTAGTTAGAAATCGTAAAacttttaatgtgatttttgttAATTCTGGGACTTTTACATTCGGgtcactttaatttttttaaacagatcaTGGTTCCTGGACCActttgcagtttaaaaaaatacaatgatagGAAATCAGTGAAGACTTTAAAAGTATATTAATTTCTTGGGGTGAAATTTAGGCAAAACTCATAACCTTTGCTTAACTTAGAAAATTATGTGAATCTGACAAAAACAGGACAGGATATTAAAACAGTATGAATGGGCCCTTGATTATTAAATGGGGAGCATTGCTTCACCAACAGAGGGCGACAAAGCTCCACCTGGTCCTCTCGACTACTTCCGTGTTTTAGTTCTCTCTTTAGCTCCACCGTAATGTTTGATAAAATATGTGGATTGTATCAAACAAATACAGATATTTTTGGAACTACTGACATGGTAGACGTGTAACGTTCTTTGAGACCTAGGAGTCATTTCAGtttagaaataaaatgaaatcttCGGTTCGTGCTGTTGTAAAGGCACTAAattcaacacaaaaacaaacacctgAGGTCATAGGTCATGACGCAGTAAGTTGGACGCATGGGTGTCCAATTTCACTTCCGCGTTGGGGCTCAGGTCCTTGCGCATGCTCATTGGTCTGTCGTGGGCGACGTGTCAGCCGTGttggagtttgtttttattttctgaccacgttggctgccattgccaTTTCCCGTTCCCAACACTCAATTTAGGGGAGAAAAGGAAAAACTTTAATATCTTTACCGCCAACGTCAATTACtgtcaaagaaaatatttttgaggtaaaaaaaaaaatgtattttttaggtgATGTCTTGTCAACaacttattatttttcaataaaatatgtttaaaactTTATAGAAACTaattattaaatcaataaatactcCGGAGGAGAATAATTAGGTGGAAAATTGAGGATTTTTGTCTcaaacaattaatttaaaaaaagttttactcgtatttaactaaaaatatttttattagttaattttcaaatgtcaatggcagcacaATATGATCATTAAATGACTtccatcccagttcaaatatatttaaatgtgtccactattatttaaaaaaaatgacagtttaaaaaaatagcaaatatgaGTTTTAGTAGGAAAAAGTActactttttattctttttttccacgaCTCTAACTCAAGTGCTAAATCTGTTTTGAATTGACTTCATCCACCAATCAGATCGCGTTCAAATCGTTACCAGGAGGAAAGGGAAGAAAAGAAGTAGACTGGAGATACTTTTTTTTGACTTTGGAGTGGAAAAGTACAGCAGTCCTCAAGGGAAGGGGCGGGGCTTTCCACCTAGCCAATGGtagaaaagacaaacaaatagATTGACAGCAGTGGCATGCAATTGAgaagtcttttttctttttttctctgcgTCAGCCCTAAAGATTGCGTAACCTACAAAACAGGCATTCACTCTTGTATTATCACCTAATTAATCACAAGAAGTTTAGTTTTGGAAAAGGAGTTTTCAATCATGAAATGACACTTTGTTGCGCCTCAAATGTAGACTTTggcccttaaaaaaataaaatatctatatatttctaaatatataattttaagtCACAAATGGCATTTCAAACCttaattttctcaaatttttggtatttagaatatatatttaaaaatttccCGCGACCAAAACTACTTTTAAATAATGATCACTTTATTGatgaaatacaagtacaataatatttgtttttaacctcaatctcattaaaaaaacgttttattacttatttattagtaATTTTAAGTTATTAAAATAGTACTGatagcaaaaaaaactaaatgtacaCAACTCCCTGCCCCAAAAAACTCCCATTCCTCTTTGGCCCCGCCCACTAAAAACATCTCCAAAACACCAGCTGATTTTACAACCAGTATGAGTTGCAGATTTTGTGAGCATTGGACCAGTAATGTATTCTTGTCATTCTGACAAAATGTtagagctagctagctagcctagcattaGAAAGTGAGACATAATCAtggattctggttgtgatgtcacaaattGGAGTGCCAGATTAATTTTGTGCATGTAAAAATCACATTAGCGcagccattttcatttttatcacatttaaatgaattgggcgAACTTGTAGATGGCAGACAGCTGGCGGCAGCCCAGTTAATAACGCCAAGTTGTTTAGTTGTCAAGGAGTTGCTGGGCTCGGCTCAGGTTTCCTGCACAAGTCCACCTTGTGTGCGAGTGCCAAGGTCCTCCCCCGTTGGCTCCGCCCCCACACGGCGGtcacctcccccctccccaggTCTCATCAGCTCCCGTTGCTTCTTAAAACTATTTTCAACCTCGTAATGCTCCAGAAACTCAAGTCAATCGTTGTGACTTGACACGCAAAGAAAATGTGGTCTTTTTTTGA
Encoded here:
- the hgh1 gene encoding protein HGH1 homolog, with product MLNESEVTELLSFLTPTTRPDVKGHTTEYILGLSGNRDGCRFLRTKPNLIAVLLVLTADESIAIAKDCYHIFINLSADDTLHQVLVKDICIIPILLKNLKDPQYRFSDQICTILSNLTRHEKTCKMLFEFLQGEFGLAQLVDILCTRDYNPHAKLHYLAPLLSNLTQLPDARRFMMDKERCVIQRLLPFTQYEASAVRRGGVIGVLRNCCFDSANHEWLLGDHVDILPFLLLPLAGPEELSEEDNDALPVDLQYLPEDKTREQDPDIRKMLVETLMLLTATKDGRRTLKDKNVYVIMREFHRWEKEPKVGCACEKLIQVLIGDEPEEGMENLLEVKIPEDVEEKLKQADLEEQRELERQEDELTTTT